One region of Candidatus Methylomirabilota bacterium genomic DNA includes:
- a CDS encoding U32 family peptidase, translating into MVKLMAPGGTQAMAIAVLEAGADAVYVGPAGWSRRPPEDELQDEEIRDVHEFARSRGQEVKVALNSVPGPHEIDRLYQKVEKYIGWGLSSFILNDVGCIRQLCQRFPGVDIHASVTCAVCNREDIRFYQEIGANFVILSYRWGVEVDQIRTIKAEVPVGIEVFLFTSLQEGIICPGRCTMSSYLRFDRWVDSEGKDHCFGSSNRGGSCHRVCQAGWDLDPTNGSPAKRLGLKSSPSLILHELPDYVEAGVDYLKIPGREHPDGVMRDITRFYRKVLDEILASPGAAVVEHFVPEWEQLKYRWKVERVQRDRFRIWRAGQSSA; encoded by the coding sequence ATGGTGAAATTGATGGCTCCCGGGGGCACACAGGCGATGGCGATCGCCGTGTTGGAAGCCGGCGCGGATGCCGTCTATGTGGGCCCCGCGGGCTGGAGTCGGCGACCTCCTGAGGATGAGCTTCAGGATGAGGAGATCCGGGATGTCCACGAGTTTGCGCGGAGCAGAGGGCAGGAGGTCAAGGTTGCGCTGAACAGCGTGCCCGGTCCGCACGAGATCGACCGCCTGTACCAAAAGGTTGAAAAGTACATCGGCTGGGGTCTGTCGAGCTTCATTCTTAACGATGTCGGGTGCATCCGGCAGCTTTGCCAGCGATTCCCCGGCGTAGACATCCACGCCAGCGTGACGTGCGCCGTCTGCAACCGGGAGGACATCCGATTCTACCAGGAGATCGGCGCCAACTTCGTCATCCTCTCGTATCGATGGGGCGTAGAGGTCGATCAGATCCGCACAATCAAGGCCGAGGTCCCGGTTGGCATCGAGGTCTTCCTCTTCACGTCGCTTCAGGAGGGGATCATCTGCCCAGGGCGGTGTACGATGAGCAGCTACCTCCGCTTTGATCGATGGGTAGACTCCGAGGGGAAAGACCATTGCTTTGGCAGTTCCAATCGCGGGGGAAGCTGCCATCGGGTCTGCCAGGCCGGATGGGATCTCGACCCCACGAATGGGTCTCCCGCGAAACGGCTAGGCCTCAAAAGCAGCCCGTCGCTCATCCTCCACGAACTGCCGGACTATGTCGAGGCGGGCGTCGATTACCTGAAGATCCCGGGGCGGGAGCACCCGGATGGGGTTATGCGGGATATCACCAGATTTTACCGCAAGGTGCTCGACGAGATCCTGGCTTCCCCAGGCGCTGCGGTGGTGGAACACTTTGTTCCGGAATGGGAGCAGTTGAAGTACAGGTGGAAAGTCGAGCGGGTCCAGCGCGATCGCTTCCGCATCTGGCGGGCCGGGCAGTCAAGCGCTTGA
- a CDS encoding TIGR01777 family oxidoreductase, with amino-acid sequence MASLRILVTGSTGFVGSALVPFIEASGHRVTRLVRVKPEPRLADVLWDPEAGVVDTARLEGLNGVVHLAGENIATDRWTAEKKAKIRDSRVDGTKLLCDALVGLKQPPKVLVCASAIGYYGDRGDELLTEESEPGAGFLASVCREWEASTQSAEQKGIRVVHLRFGMVLSPTGGAMAKLLPPFKKGLGGVLGTGRQYVSWITLDDVLGVVLHALTTETLQGPVNAVTPNPVTNREFTHTLGRVIGRFTIFPMPAAAAHLVFGQLADELLLASQRVQPTQLLATGYCFLYPDLEGALRHLLGR; translated from the coding sequence ATGGCATCGTTGCGCATCCTTGTCACAGGGTCAACCGGATTCGTGGGGTCGGCGCTGGTTCCGTTCATCGAGGCTAGCGGACACCGTGTCACCCGCCTGGTTCGGGTCAAGCCGGAGCCAAGGCTTGCCGACGTCCTGTGGGATCCTGAGGCGGGCGTCGTCGATACTGCTCGCCTGGAAGGGCTGAACGGGGTCGTCCACCTCGCGGGAGAAAATATCGCAACCGATCGGTGGACGGCCGAGAAGAAAGCGAAGATCCGCGACAGCCGGGTGGACGGCACCAAATTGCTGTGCGATGCGCTGGTCGGCCTGAAGCAGCCGCCTAAGGTGTTGGTATGTGCGTCGGCTATCGGCTACTACGGCGATCGTGGCGATGAGCTGCTCACCGAAGAGAGCGAGCCGGGCGCCGGTTTTTTGGCCTCCGTGTGTCGCGAATGGGAGGCATCGACCCAGTCAGCCGAACAAAAAGGGATCCGAGTTGTTCACCTCCGGTTTGGGATGGTGCTGAGTCCGACTGGCGGGGCAATGGCCAAGCTCCTCCCGCCGTTTAAGAAAGGCCTCGGTGGAGTACTTGGAACGGGGCGACAATATGTAAGCTGGATCACCTTGGACGATGTGTTAGGTGTGGTCCTGCACGCACTGACGACAGAAACACTCCAGGGTCCGGTCAATGCGGTTACGCCGAATCCCGTCACTAACCGGGAATTCACGCATACGCTGGGGCGGGTGATTGGTCGATTCACGATCTTTCCGATGCCTGCTGCCGCAGCGCATCTCGTCTTTGGCCAACTGGCGGACGAACTGCTCCTGGCCAGCCAGCGCGTCCAACCTACCCAGCTCCTGGCCACAGGATATTGCTTCCTCTATCCTGATCTCGAAGGTGCACTTCGACACTTGCTTGGGCGCTAG